One Hemitrygon akajei chromosome 21, sHemAka1.3, whole genome shotgun sequence genomic region harbors:
- the pclaf gene encoding PCNA-associated factor: MVRTKADGPSVSTGSFRKAIAARAPRKALGSTSTANISLTSPGKKENKYAGGNPVCPRPTPKWQKGIGEFFGGPKKDVEKENAVPSDDEPTSSKTEKKNAPRRARPLSAESSDEAASGDEN, translated from the exons ATGGTCCGCACCAAGGCTGACGGCCCCTCGGTCTCCACCGGCTCCTTCCGCAAGG CTATTGCTGCCAGAGCACCAAGGAAGGCACTCGGATCTACCAGTACAGCAAACATCTCTCTGACATCTCCTGGGAAAAAGG AAAATAAGTATGCTGGTGGAAATCCAGTGTGTCCAAGACCAACCCCAAAATGGCAAAAAGGGATTGGAGAATTTTTTGGTGGTCCAAAGAAAGATGTAGAGAAAGAAAATGCAGTTCCCTCAGATGATGAGCCAACCAGCAGCAAGACTGAAAAAAAGAATGCTCCAAGGAG GGCACGTCCTTTGTCTGCAGAATCTTCAGATGAAGCTGCATCAGGAGATGAAaactaa